Proteins encoded by one window of Chryseobacterium aquaeductus:
- a CDS encoding EpsG family protein, with product MKKKHYNNISKFATAVFFAIIIFLFGLRDLQVGSDTEMYKWMFLTYNNTDFGIQLIFKYLIIIMHFFTNNYQYFLLTVSMFYLLVIFWSINVFLESFESNFLLIGFAFISVFFFRQLGINIVRQGVSLAFVLLAVSYYFKDSKNVKTWVLPFIVAIGFHSATVVILLLFVFIVLVKKATLRFYYIWYITLLCISAMGGSILSLGTFLNYFLVIDSGKADFYVKGEGAGDYVTGFKAQFAAFNTIFLIIFSLINYKILKNEDENYKMLLKYFMLISGVFFMMFQIPFSDRWGVMTWVTIPFLMAPLFSVKNTSRFAIPTVLFFIFIFVFFNIYNNS from the coding sequence GTGAAAAAAAAGCATTATAACAACATTTCAAAATTTGCAACTGCAGTATTTTTCGCTATTATAATATTTCTTTTCGGACTCCGAGATTTACAAGTAGGTTCAGATACTGAAATGTATAAATGGATGTTTCTTACATACAATAATACGGATTTTGGTATTCAGCTCATTTTTAAATACTTGATTATTATAATGCATTTTTTTACAAATAATTATCAGTATTTTTTATTGACTGTAAGCATGTTTTATTTGCTTGTCATTTTTTGGTCTATTAACGTTTTTCTTGAAAGTTTTGAGAGCAATTTTCTTTTAATTGGTTTTGCATTTATCAGCGTGTTCTTTTTTCGTCAGTTAGGAATCAATATTGTAAGACAAGGAGTTTCGTTAGCGTTTGTATTACTTGCTGTAAGCTACTATTTTAAAGACAGTAAAAATGTAAAAACTTGGGTTCTGCCATTTATTGTTGCAATTGGTTTTCATTCAGCTACAGTAGTTATTTTGCTTCTATTTGTTTTTATAGTTTTGGTAAAAAAAGCGACACTCAGATTTTATTATATTTGGTACATAACTTTGTTGTGTATATCTGCAATGGGAGGTAGTATTTTGTCCCTCGGGACATTTTTAAATTATTTTTTAGTAATAGATAGCGGTAAAGCAGATTTTTATGTAAAAGGAGAAGGCGCAGGAGATTATGTTACAGGTTTCAAAGCACAATTTGCAGCATTTAACACTATTTTTCTTATTATCTTTTCACTGATCAACTATAAGATTTTAAAGAATGAAGATGAAAACTATAAAATGCTCCTGAAATACTTTATGCTAATAAGCGGCGTGTTTTTTATGATGTTTCAAATTCCATTTTCAGATAGATGGGGTGTGATGACGTGGGTCACAATACCTTTTTTAATGGCACCTCTTTTTAGTGTAAAAAATACATCTCGCTTCGCAATTCCGACTGTGTTGTTTTTTATTTTTATCTTTGTATTCTTTAATATTTATAACAATAGCTGA
- a CDS encoding glycosyltransferase family 2 protein, with product MPDVTVAIPFYNAEKYLEAAITSVLSQTFSDFTLLLIDDGSTDGSLQIAKKFLIDKRVEVLSDGKNINLGNRLNQIPLITKTQYLARMDADDIMHPQRIEKQLEILKSHPDIDVLGSNAYSIDENNNVVGKRMSVTGQHPIPVSTFTHPTIIAKTEWFLKNPYDVFALRVEDSELWLRTKDIYNFKATPEALLFYREIGKDYYKKYFKGWRGVFYVLKKHHFSRKYLMFSCKYFIVSFIYLFFNVIGLEYLLIQKRNKLKLEKKNYIFYI from the coding sequence ATGCCTGATGTTACTGTAGCAATACCTTTTTACAATGCAGAAAAATACTTAGAGGCTGCTATTACTTCTGTTCTTTCACAGACATTTAGTGACTTTACGCTACTATTAATTGACGATGGCTCTACAGATGGCTCTTTACAAATCGCAAAGAAATTTCTTATTGATAAAAGAGTTGAAGTTCTTTCAGACGGCAAAAATATAAATTTGGGAAATCGTCTTAATCAGATTCCTCTGATTACTAAAACTCAATACTTAGCAAGAATGGATGCAGATGATATTATGCATCCACAACGAATTGAAAAGCAGCTTGAGATCTTAAAAAGTCATCCAGATATTGATGTTTTAGGTTCAAATGCATATTCAATCGATGAAAATAATAATGTCGTAGGTAAAAGAATGAGTGTTACAGGACAACATCCCATTCCCGTAAGTACTTTTACGCATCCTACAATAATTGCAAAAACTGAATGGTTTCTAAAAAATCCTTACGATGTTTTTGCCCTTAGAGTGGAAGATTCTGAACTTTGGCTAAGAACTAAAGATATATATAATTTTAAAGCAACCCCCGAAGCATTACTTTTTTATCGAGAAATTGGTAAAGACTACTACAAAAAATATTTTAAAGGTTGGAGAGGTGTCTTTTACGTTCTTAAAAAGCATCATTTCTCCAGAAAGTATCTGATGTTTTCTTGCAAATACTTTATTGTAAGTTTTATATATTTATTTTTTAATGTAATAGGATTAGAATATCTTTTAATTCAAAAGAGAAATAAATTAAAATTGGAAAAAAAGAATTATATATTTTACATCTAG
- a CDS encoding right-handed parallel beta-helix repeat-containing protein: protein MMTNFIMSIFRLVIVLLIWSISFNAQSFAKKNVPQNLIDKYYQPNYTSNFYKLKNIKIVQKSVLKGKDHTEVLQRILNTYQIILLPNETIFINKNGLKIGSNKKLLFQKNTKIKFLGGTEGKLSDVLKIYDAKNVEIINPVIIGSRYLKTEQTGQWNGGISVLNSSNVTIINPKITESFGDGITIGSEDGGFSENVIVKGGWIDTARRNGISITSGKNVTVQNILVSNTYEHEPEAGIDIEASWNKDRLEDIFIKDVCTYNNSSMGISINLNGLATDKIQEVKFTSITIDGHEDIESRHGLLTSLNTVPRTFDTNGYIIVKNVSWKESREISYWKSQQNHSINITFSNVRIDDLQKKVQFENSIKNLKNIKLLR from the coding sequence ATGATGACTAACTTTATAATGAGCATATTTAGACTTGTAATAGTACTTTTAATTTGGAGCATCAGCTTCAATGCACAAAGTTTTGCAAAGAAAAATGTACCACAAAACTTAATAGATAAGTATTATCAACCTAATTACACTAGTAACTTTTACAAGCTAAAAAACATTAAAATTGTACAAAAAAGTGTACTAAAGGGTAAAGATCATACTGAGGTTTTGCAAAGAATATTGAATACCTACCAAATTATTCTATTACCTAATGAAACAATTTTTATAAACAAAAACGGATTAAAAATTGGGTCTAATAAAAAACTCCTATTTCAGAAAAATACAAAAATAAAATTTTTAGGTGGTACTGAAGGGAAACTTTCAGATGTTCTTAAAATCTATGATGCGAAAAATGTTGAAATTATAAACCCAGTTATTATTGGCAGTAGGTATCTGAAGACAGAGCAAACTGGTCAGTGGAACGGAGGTATTTCTGTTTTAAACTCTTCTAATGTCACAATCATAAATCCTAAGATAACAGAGTCTTTCGGGGATGGAATAACAATTGGTTCAGAGGACGGAGGTTTCTCTGAAAACGTTATAGTTAAAGGTGGTTGGATTGATACAGCAAGAAGGAATGGGATTTCAATTACTTCAGGGAAAAATGTAACTGTGCAAAATATTTTGGTTTCAAATACTTACGAGCATGAACCAGAAGCAGGTATAGATATAGAAGCGAGCTGGAACAAAGATAGACTTGAGGATATTTTTATTAAGGATGTATGTACATATAATAACAGTTCAATGGGAATTTCAATTAATCTCAATGGGTTGGCAACAGACAAAATTCAAGAGGTGAAATTTACCAGTATTACTATAGACGGTCATGAAGATATAGAATCTAGGCATGGTCTTTTAACTTCACTCAACACAGTACCTCGTACTTTTGATACAAATGGATATATAATTGTAAAAAATGTGTCTTGGAAAGAAAGTAGAGAAATATCATATTGGAAATCACAACAAAATCATAGTATTAATATCACATTTTCGAATGTTAGAATTGATGATCTCCAAAAAAAAGTTCAATTTGAAAATAGCATTAAAAACTTAAAAAACATAAAGCTTCTGCGCTGA
- a CDS encoding glycosyltransferase has translation MKILHVITRSDLGGAQSVVINLANTMCFDHDITVVAGENGPMWNALDDRITKIQIREIVREVSFFKDTTAFLKLKELYSSLNPDVVHLHSSKIGVLGRLAFPKSKIVYSIHGFDSIRIAHRKFLPLEKLLKNRCKAIVLASDYDKRNIIDEGIINNLHVVYNGVCRPQMETDLSIEKLELYDKVVMCIARISPQKRFDSFLEIARLLPKYAFVWIGADKKYTNLPSNVFCLESMPNAKRYIQLADIFVLPTNYEGVPIVIIDALSYGKPVVASEVGGISEIVRNGINGYVLENNSDSFAEKIKYILENKDVCKNFSDKSEQIYLGSLTIDEMVKQYYSIYKM, from the coding sequence ATGAAAATTTTACATGTAATTACACGCTCTGACTTAGGAGGTGCACAATCAGTAGTTATTAACCTTGCTAATACAATGTGTTTTGATCATGATATAACCGTAGTAGCTGGTGAAAATGGTCCTATGTGGAATGCTTTAGATGATAGAATCACCAAAATACAAATTAGAGAGATAGTAAGAGAAGTTTCTTTTTTTAAGGATACTACTGCATTTTTGAAACTCAAAGAATTGTATTCCTCTCTTAACCCGGATGTAGTTCATCTTCATTCGTCCAAAATAGGAGTTTTGGGAAGACTTGCATTTCCTAAATCAAAAATTGTTTATTCTATTCATGGCTTCGACTCCATAAGGATAGCTCATAGAAAATTTTTGCCTTTGGAAAAACTCCTTAAGAACAGATGTAAAGCTATAGTCTTGGCAAGTGATTACGATAAAAGAAATATTATTGATGAAGGTATTATAAATAATCTTCATGTTGTATACAATGGAGTTTGCAGACCGCAAATGGAAACCGACTTGTCAATTGAAAAGCTGGAATTGTATGATAAAGTTGTTATGTGTATTGCCAGAATATCACCGCAAAAGCGTTTTGATAGTTTTTTAGAAATAGCAAGATTATTACCAAAATATGCTTTCGTTTGGATAGGAGCAGATAAAAAATACACAAATTTACCTTCCAATGTCTTTTGTTTAGAAAGCATGCCGAATGCCAAAAGGTATATTCAACTTGCCGATATCTTTGTTCTTCCTACAAATTATGAAGGTGTACCAATTGTTATCATTGATGCACTTAGTTATGGTAAACCTGTAGTGGCATCAGAAGTGGGAGGTATCTCTGAAATTGTACGTAATGGAATAAATGGTTATGTACTTGAAAATAATAGTGATTCTTTTGCAGAAAAAATAAAATACATACTAGAAAATAAAGATGTCTGTAAGAATTTTTCAGATAAATCAGAACAAATATATTTAGGAAGTTTAACAATAGACGAGATGGTAAAGCAGTATTACAGCATATATAAAATGTAA
- a CDS encoding sugar transferase, giving the protein MKRVEKSLTKPFGTIKESKQVFKITGSVKVCLFINVSDISLKLFSDRKFRKKYKAIVYDSRQSKITVTEYLEKFNIKCIVLETSNITHLHKNIANEIVAARNKGIAVYDAHEFYEYVNKRIPLIRLKTNEYLVDDIFTIGQKQEKFNLKRFIDILVSVLLLPIVIPLIILGFILVKLTSHGSVLFSQERVGKNSKNFTIYKIRTMVSKHSGDFTTKNDLRINGVGKFLRLTKIDELPQLWNILKGDMSLIGPRPERPHFVKISNEENAMFDLRHLIKPGVTGWAQVNLPTATPKDNLEKLEYDLFYIKNYSVFFDVIIVFKTLKIVFTLNSN; this is encoded by the coding sequence ATGAAAAGAGTGGAAAAAAGTTTGACAAAACCCTTTGGGACAATAAAAGAAAGTAAGCAGGTCTTCAAAATTACGGGATCCGTGAAAGTGTGTCTTTTTATTAATGTGAGTGATATTTCTTTAAAGCTTTTTAGTGACAGAAAATTTAGGAAAAAATATAAAGCTATTGTATACGACTCACGCCAATCAAAAATTACAGTTACAGAATATTTAGAAAAGTTCAATATCAAGTGTATAGTTTTAGAAACATCAAATATTACCCATCTGCATAAAAATATTGCTAATGAAATAGTAGCAGCAAGAAATAAAGGGATTGCTGTATACGATGCTCATGAGTTCTATGAATATGTGAATAAAAGAATACCTCTCATCAGATTAAAAACGAATGAATATTTGGTAGACGATATATTTACGATAGGACAAAAACAGGAAAAATTTAATCTGAAAAGATTTATCGATATTTTAGTAAGTGTTTTATTGCTTCCAATTGTTATCCCACTTATAATTTTAGGTTTTATTCTAGTAAAACTGACCTCGCATGGCAGCGTTCTCTTCTCTCAGGAAAGGGTAGGTAAAAATTCTAAAAACTTTACGATTTATAAAATCAGAACTATGGTATCAAAGCATAGTGGTGATTTTACAACAAAAAATGACTTGCGCATCAATGGTGTAGGGAAGTTTTTACGGCTAACAAAAATTGATGAACTTCCTCAGCTTTGGAATATATTAAAAGGTGATATGAGTTTGATAGGTCCTCGCCCCGAAAGACCCCATTTTGTTAAAATCAGTAATGAAGAGAATGCAATGTTTGATCTAAGGCATCTTATAAAACCTGGCGTTACAGGGTGGGCACAAGTAAATCTACCAACAGCAACACCGAAAGATAATCTAGAGAAGCTGGAATATGATTTATTTTATATAAAAAATTATTCTGTATTTTTCGATGTTATTATTGTATTCAAAACGTTAAAAATAGTTTTCACTTTAAACAGTAATTAA
- a CDS encoding IS5 family transposase translates to MLGKIKDDLQQNLFKTRLTELINMEHPLVKLAHEISWDKIESEFENLFSEGGRPSIAIRKIAGMLLLKEMFKESDETVVERWIENAYWQYFTGETFFQTQQPFDPSNFVHFRKRIGENGLEFLLGQSVSLHPKAKTEDEVQVDTTVQEKNITFPTDAKLAKKVIDNCGRIAEKEGVIQRQSYRRVSKQLLRNAYFGHHPKRQKNARMARKKLRTIGKRLLRELERKLPKDVLRNHEDVFKIYLKALTQERNTKDKIYSLHEPQIACIAKGKSGKNYEFGTKVAVVRGRKTGIITSVKRFLGNPHDSKTLEESLAQSERVRKSVGGTRPTKATTDRGFRGIKEVEGTAILLPTKKGKTKYGQQVARLRFRARAAIEPCISHLKRNHSLGLNFLKGVAGDIHNALLAGIGYNLKMRLNQLKKQILLWLELVFKIFLAKYNFQNEKLAF, encoded by the coding sequence ATGTTAGGCAAAATAAAAGATGATTTACAGCAAAATTTATTCAAAACTAGGCTTACTGAACTCATTAATATGGAGCATCCGTTGGTAAAATTGGCACATGAGATTTCCTGGGATAAAATAGAGTCAGAGTTTGAAAATTTATTTTCGGAAGGCGGAAGACCTTCTATTGCGATTCGCAAAATAGCAGGAATGCTTTTGCTCAAGGAGATGTTTAAAGAAAGCGATGAGACGGTTGTAGAAAGATGGATTGAGAATGCGTATTGGCAGTATTTCACAGGAGAAACCTTTTTTCAGACCCAGCAGCCTTTCGATCCGAGCAATTTTGTACACTTTAGAAAAAGAATTGGCGAGAACGGATTGGAATTTCTTTTGGGACAAAGCGTTTCCCTTCATCCCAAAGCCAAAACAGAAGATGAAGTTCAGGTAGACACCACCGTTCAGGAGAAGAATATTACTTTTCCCACGGATGCGAAACTGGCAAAAAAAGTAATTGATAATTGCGGAAGAATAGCCGAAAAAGAAGGTGTTATACAAAGGCAAAGCTACAGAAGAGTAAGCAAACAACTGCTGAGGAATGCTTATTTTGGACACCATCCCAAAAGGCAGAAAAATGCTAGAATGGCAAGAAAAAAACTCAGGACTATCGGCAAAAGATTGCTTCGGGAATTGGAAAGAAAACTTCCTAAAGATGTTTTGAGAAACCACGAAGACGTTTTTAAAATTTACCTCAAAGCACTTACTCAAGAACGTAACACGAAAGATAAAATTTACAGTCTTCACGAGCCTCAAATCGCCTGTATTGCGAAAGGAAAATCGGGAAAGAATTACGAGTTTGGGACAAAAGTAGCGGTAGTAAGAGGTCGGAAAACAGGCATCATCACCTCGGTAAAGAGATTTCTTGGCAATCCTCACGATAGTAAAACATTAGAAGAATCCTTGGCACAAAGTGAACGGGTGAGAAAATCCGTTGGCGGAACAAGACCTACGAAAGCCACTACAGACCGAGGATTTAGAGGAATCAAAGAAGTAGAAGGAACAGCAATTTTGCTTCCCACAAAAAAAGGAAAAACAAAATATGGGCAACAAGTAGCCAGATTAAGATTCCGAGCAAGAGCAGCAATAGAACCTTGTATCTCACATTTAAAAAGAAACCACTCCTTAGGATTAAACTTTCTGAAAGGAGTGGCTGGAGATATTCATAATGCATTATTAGCCGGTATTGGATACAATTTGAAAATGAGATTGAACCAACTTAAAAAACAAATTCTTCTTTGGCTCGAACTTGTTTTCAAAATATTTTTAGCCAAATATAATTTTCAAAATGAAAAATTAGCTTTTTAA